A window of Nicotiana sylvestris chromosome 8, ASM39365v2, whole genome shotgun sequence genomic DNA:
ATTAGAAGAAGAAAATGGCATCTTCTCAAGTAGAAATTGCCTCCTCTTCTCCATTGGGTTATGTCCTTAATAGATGTATTGCTAGAGAttcaaattcttttcaagaaaatttCAAGAATTTGGTCCAAAACCATGCAGATTTATGGGTACACAAAACAAAATGTGACAAGAATGAGAATAATAGTCCAAAGAAGAGAAGTAAAGCTGCTGAAAAATGGGATAAAGCTAGAAATATGGTATTTTCAATGGACAaagagaagaataaagaaagttGTGTTGATGTTCCAAATCTTGGTGGTGTTTCTTCCCTTGTGAGAAAATGGAAAGATTTTGAAGCTGAGTCAAAAACCATGAATTTGGCCAACAATTCTGATAATTCTTTATATGTAGAGTCCCCACATAAAAGATTTGATGAATGTGATGAATCTTGCATTGTGAAAAGTGATTCATTTGGTGGCTGGGAATCCGATAAAACGGATAACATTGATTTAAATTCTGTTCAGGGTACTAAAGATTCTGATATTACAGAAAGTGAGAGGCTGAGAGTTTCAGATATTATCAAGAAATTGACATATAGTAATGGCGATGAAGGTCAGCCACGCGACTATAATGGTAATGTTGTTGTAAATGGTGGATCGTTGCCTCGAGTTAGGACAACATTGGATGGTTCAGAACAACAACAAAGATGTTATTTTTCACCTGTTGTGAATTCACCTCGTTTCATCAGAGGGAGACAGGCGTTTAGTGATTTGCTCTTGCAAATGGAGCGCGATAGACATAGGGAGATTCAAAGTCTTGTGGAACGTAAAGCAGTTTCCAAGTTCCAACAAAGAGGCCGCATTCAGGTTCATTgcattgtattgtattgtattgttttgTTGAAGTAATGTTTGGATATACAGTATTTGTTTTTGTTTAATAACAATTTCCTTATTTAGGTTTgactgtattgtattgtactgtatcgtatTGTACAAGTTTGCAGGACTTACTATTTGAGGGTACTGATTAATCTTTATAACTCAACATCTTAACTAGGCTTTGCTTCGAGTTAGACTAATACGACGTGGTGCAGAAGTCAGAGATGGCCGATCAATGAATTGCTCAGCGTCTGAATCAAATAGATTGACACATTCTGCAATTATGCATCTCAGGTGACACTTTCTGCAATTtgtttttgactcttttacttccATTTGTGGCTGTTAAAAGACCtgtcttttatttttcaaagaaTGTATCAAAGTTGTAAAGAAATCATAACAAGTTTTTGTGCCTAGATCTGCATATCAGCTTCTTTATTAAGCTTGTTTCCCTTTTCATTACTattaaggggtcatttggtatgATGGATAAGCAAAAATAATCCCGGGCTTAAAATTTAGTACCGCTTTATCCTTTGTTTCTGATCCTGGGATAAGTTATCCTAGGATTAAAAATAGTACCAGGATAATTTATACCTGCCGCAGAGTAGAATAGTAATTCCACAATAAAGCACTAAAGTTCACAATCGCAGGATTAATACATCATATCAAACAGTCAATAAGAAATAATACCAGGATGACTAATATTTGTTATGAGTTGTGTCAGTTGAAAGAACTAAGTTATGCTTTTGTTAGTAACAAAGTTCTGATCATTTCTAATGTATATTGCTATTTAGTACAATATGCACCTAACCATAATGTTAATCCATTTCAGGGAAAAGTTCAATACAGTAGGACAACATCGTCTTGCTGACTCAAGAAACAACTCAAGGGAAGTGGTAGAAAGTGCTCGTGAAGTTGGAAGCCTCCCGTCTACACCAAAACATCGAAGGGAACTGGCTCGTAGCAACTCTGCAAAAGCAGGAACTGGATTTTCAACACATCAACATAGAGAAGAGGATCCGCCTAAGGAACTGGTCAAGGAGAGTTCAGGACTGCAGCCCGGTGTAGCTAACTCAAGAAGTGTCCCTATAACATTAGGAGATACAACTAAAGAGGTGGTAGATAACATCCTAAAAGTTGGAAATTTTTGTACATCCAATCAACCACGCGAAGAGAACCATCACAAGGAATTATCCAAGCAAACAAGCCCCAAAAAGATGGCAGTATTTTCTTGTAGATCGAATCAACATGATATGGACCTTAACAGTCGAGAAGTTAGCATCAGCTTACCGAGCTATACTTCACAAGCACAAAGCACAGACAATTTCCATGAACTGCAAATAAAGCAGAATCTAGGAACTAGTAATGAGTGGTCTAGTGATGGCGCTAATCCTCAGAGCGATTGGGAAGAGGAAACCGCGAGCCAACACCTAGTTGAATGTGATAGTGGTTGGGTAAGTGATTATTCCCACACAGCTAGTGGATGGGATGAAATACAGTCTGCTTACCAGCAACAAGTAGAAGGTAATGAAGACTGGATAAGCACTGTCTCTCGTCCACGTAAAGAATGGGAAGGCCTCAGGCACGAAAGATACCAAGAGATGCTTGATCGATTCTTAGACAACCATGATATACAACAACTTCTTCAAAGGTATTAGCAACTCCTTCACTTTAACAGTTATACTAACCCTATAAATTTTTCATCATTTAGTTTTACTTGGTAATCATCCATGTTTGAAAAATATACTTTGCCTGGCCCATGAACATCGCAGAGAATGTTAAAGGCTTGAGGCAGTTTTAAAGATGAAAGAATCAGAAAATGAAGGCAATGGCAAAGTAAACTTCTTAAAGCATCTATATTTTCAATTAGAAACACTGAGAACAGGACTTGAACGCCAACTTTATCTGTTTTTTCCTACTCAACACGGCGACTTTAAAAGACTTATTTGATTTGAGATGTGAATCAACTACATATGTTTCTAAAAGTTCGAAATATTCTGCTCCTATATTTTAATAAACAGTCCTGCTTGCCTTATGCATCTATCTCCTTACCTATGTTGAATTATGTCAAATTTccatcccacatcggtgggttatgGAGTTGGTGGGAaacttttcccctataaaagaaggcttaatg
This region includes:
- the LOC104224745 gene encoding uncharacterized protein, whose protein sequence is MASSQVEIASSSPLGYVLNRCIARDSNSFQENFKNLVQNHADLWVHKTKCDKNENNSPKKRSKAAEKWDKARNMVFSMDKEKNKESCVDVPNLGGVSSLVRKWKDFEAESKTMNLANNSDNSLYVESPHKRFDECDESCIVKSDSFGGWESDKTDNIDLNSVQGTKDSDITESERLRVSDIIKKLTYSNGDEGQPRDYNGNVVVNGGSLPRVRTTLDGSEQQQRCYFSPVVNSPRFIRGRQAFSDLLLQMERDRHREIQSLVERKAVSKFQQRGRIQALLRVRLIRRGAEVRDGRSMNCSASESNRLTHSAIMHLREKFNTVGQHRLADSRNNSREVVESAREVGSLPSTPKHRRELARSNSAKAGTGFSTHQHREEDPPKELVKESSGLQPGVANSRSVPITLGDTTKEVVDNILKVGNFCTSNQPREENHHKELSKQTSPKKMAVFSCRSNQHDMDLNSREVSISLPSYTSQAQSTDNFHELQIKQNLGTSNEWSSDGANPQSDWEEETASQHLVECDSGWVSDYSHTASGWDEIQSAYQQQVEGNEDWISTVSRPRKEWEGLRHERYQEMLDRFLDNHDIQQLLQRKSVSNFLTSDLREKIDRIMASRSQQLPNAMRISHVEEEEVPTQVDEEEKEEDDMVLRHNAREEDVEVEEEQDSGYDDEDEVLIDDNTSSWSLNQVQEVTDDSYHFPSPSLQSQSSSICSQHIKPCSSSSRNSSTEMELIDELRGHMEKLHQEIFEIRRSMKSCMNMQMKLQRSIKQDVAAAISQLGQKSRRNSDNKGSNRGNCCLCCEEPIDSLLYRCGHMCTCFKCAHDLLRGTGKCPICRDPIMDVVRAYAHS